In Methanococcoides sp. LMO-2, one DNA window encodes the following:
- the fpoK gene encoding F420H2 dehydrogenase subunit FpoK has product MIPLNWYLGLSAIVFSIGLYGLMSHKNGIRMLMCVELMLNSANINLVAFSSYNNDMTGQVFALFSIAIAAAEAAVGFAILMSIYRMRDMINVDKLNILRW; this is encoded by the coding sequence ATGATTCCGTTAAATTGGTATCTTGGTCTTTCAGCTATCGTGTTCTCCATAGGTCTCTATGGTTTGATGTCACATAAGAACGGTATCAGGATGCTTATGTGTGTGGAACTTATGTTAAACTCCGCAAACATAAACCTGGTCGCCTTCTCAAGTTACAACAATGATATGACAGGGCAGGTATTTGCACTGTTCTCTATTGCAATCGCTGCAGCAGAAGCAGCTGTCGGATTTGCGATACTCATGTCAATTTACAGGATGCGCGATATGATCAACGTTGATAAACTTAACATACTGAGGTGGTAA
- a CDS encoding NADH-quinone oxidoreductase subunit J, which produces MTGIIEGAIFAIVALVLISFAILTVVSRDIVRAALALVLAMFTVAAVYIMLNAQFLGIVQILVYVGAIGVLILFAVMLTKKNMGSDDDE; this is translated from the coding sequence ATGACAGGTATAATCGAAGGTGCCATCTTCGCTATTGTCGCTCTTGTGCTTATCTCATTTGCGATATTGACAGTAGTGTCAAGGGACATAGTACGTGCAGCACTTGCACTCGTTCTTGCTATGTTCACAGTGGCTGCCGTGTACATCATGCTCAATGCACAGTTCCTGGGTATTGTCCAGATCCTTGTGTATGTCGGAGCAATCGGAGTTCTGATACTCTTCGCAGTTATGTTGACCAAGAAGAATATGGGAAGTGATGATGATGAGTGA
- the fpoJ gene encoding F420H2 dehydrogenase subunit FpoJ: protein MSEQRPTIMEAFVHQFNPKRQIAKLLDLKVPSIESILKTFTRMIIAGLFLAVVLVSLYGTGWPAIEQLPQNVADQSNIKALGVLIFTDFVIPFEILSVVLLSSLMGAIYLAKGDDN from the coding sequence ATGAGTGAACAACGTCCAACCATTATGGAAGCATTTGTCCATCAGTTCAATCCAAAGAGACAGATAGCAAAGTTGTTGGACCTGAAGGTTCCTTCAATCGAGTCCATCCTTAAGACATTCACAAGAATGATCATTGCAGGTTTGTTCCTTGCAGTGGTGTTAGTATCACTTTATGGTACAGGATGGCCAGCAATTGAACAACTTCCACAGAACGTCGCTGACCAGAGTAACATCAAAGCATTGGGTGTCCTTATCTTTACGGACTTTGTGATCCCATTCGAGATCCTTTCCGTAGTGTTACTTTCCTCATTGATGGGTGCCATCTATCTGGCAAAAGGAGATGATAACTGA